The following proteins are encoded in a genomic region of Paenibacillus sp. FSL H3-0469:
- a CDS encoding Ger(x)C family spore germination protein, with translation MKKRMVKALAACIPILLLPMLLSGCWERKELNELAFVIALGLDKAEDGYLVSMQVVIPSSITSQSAGGSGGSGVPVVFYSFKVKTVYESLRKFNLVSSRSPYMGHIRVLVIGEELARQGVGETLDVLKRSREPRMDFYVMVARKSTAANVLKVLTPLDRLPANKLFNSLDKSYRISSRTIAVTLDEFIEDLIYEGRNPVLTGVEIEGDPEAGAGKSNIERTNPDTRLRYKSVAIFKGDKLIGWMDDAVTVGYNYVIDNVTKNTGYFKDKNGSLIVMEALDTTTNRKVKIIDGEPHIFLSVEALCNVQEIEGPDKIDTESKIHELELKTQERIVERMEAAVKNITERYNADVFGFGQLIYRKSPKIWSSVKENDEYLKSLPVHYKAAVTINRIGTIDNSFIDEIKE, from the coding sequence ATGAAGAAACGAATGGTGAAGGCGCTGGCTGCTTGCATCCCTATATTGCTGCTGCCTATGCTGCTCAGCGGGTGCTGGGAGCGAAAGGAGCTCAACGAATTGGCATTTGTAATCGCACTGGGTCTCGACAAGGCGGAGGACGGCTACCTGGTCTCCATGCAGGTAGTGATCCCTTCCTCGATTACATCCCAGAGTGCCGGGGGTTCAGGCGGAAGCGGAGTTCCTGTAGTGTTCTATTCCTTCAAGGTTAAAACGGTGTATGAATCGCTGCGCAAATTCAATCTGGTCAGTTCACGTTCGCCTTATATGGGCCATATTCGTGTACTGGTTATAGGTGAGGAACTGGCACGCCAGGGGGTGGGCGAGACCCTGGATGTATTAAAGAGAAGCCGCGAGCCTCGTATGGATTTCTACGTCATGGTGGCGCGGAAGTCTACTGCGGCGAATGTGCTGAAAGTGCTGACACCGCTGGACCGGCTGCCTGCGAACAAGCTATTCAATTCACTGGACAAGTCCTACAGAATCTCGTCCAGGACTATTGCAGTCACATTGGACGAATTCATTGAGGATCTGATCTATGAAGGAAGGAACCCCGTCCTGACAGGCGTTGAGATAGAGGGAGATCCTGAGGCAGGCGCCGGCAAGAGTAATATTGAACGGACCAATCCGGATACAAGACTCCGCTATAAAAGTGTGGCCATTTTCAAAGGGGATAAGCTGATCGGCTGGATGGATGATGCAGTAACCGTCGGATACAATTACGTAATTGATAATGTAACCAAGAATACAGGGTACTTCAAAGACAAGAATGGAAGCCTGATTGTAATGGAGGCGCTGGACACAACAACCAATCGTAAGGTGAAGATTATTGACGGCGAGCCGCATATTTTTCTGAGTGTGGAGGCGTTATGCAATGTGCAGGAAATTGAAGGTCCGGACAAGATTGATACCGAGAGTAAAATCCATGAGCTGGAGCTGAAGACGCAGGAGCGGATTGTAGAGCGGATGGAAGCGGCAGTGAAGAACATAACTGAGCGGTATAATGCTGATGTTTTTGGGTTCGGCCAGTTGATATACCGCAAGAGCCCTAAAATATGGTCCAGCGTAAAAGAAAATGATGAATATCTCAAAAGCCTGCCCGTGCATTACAAAGCCGCTGTAACCATTAACCGGATTGGAACGATCGATAATTCTTTCATCGATGAAATCAAGGAGTGA